In Elaeis guineensis isolate ETL-2024a chromosome 1, EG11, whole genome shotgun sequence, a genomic segment contains:
- the LOC105039095 gene encoding protein disulfide isomerase-like 2-3, with protein MRIGLLLLLLAFVGVPAGALYSSSSPVVQLNPSNFNSKVLNAKGVVLVEFFAPWCGHCQALTPTWEKAATVLKGVATVAALDADAHKSLAQEYGIIGFPTIKVFLPGKPPVDYQGARDVKPIAEFALQQIKALLKERLHGKSSGGSSEKSETSASVELTSRNFDELVLKSKDLWIVEFFAPWCGHCKKLAPEWKKASNNLKGKVKLGHVDCDAEKSLMSRFNVQGFPTILVFGIDKDSPYPYEGARVASAIESFALEQVETNVAPPEVSELTGPDVMEEKCASAAICFVAFLPDILDSKAEGRNKYLELLLSVAEKFKRSPYSYVWAAAGKQPDLEKQVGVGGYGYPALVALNVKKGIYAPLRSAFQHDQIMEFVKEAGRGGKGNLPLEKTPSVIQTEPWDGKDGEIIEEDEFSLEELMGEDTATKDEL; from the exons ATGCGGATTGGTCTCCTCCTCCTCTTGCTCGCCTTTGTCGGCGTCCCGGCCGGAGCCCTCTATTCCTCTTCTTCTCCCGTCGTCCAACTTAACCCCTCCAACTTCAACTCCAAG GTTTTGAACGCGAAGGGAGTCGTCCTGGTGGAGTTCTTCGCGCCCTGGTGCGGCCACTGCCAAGCTCTCACGCCCACCTGGGAGAAAGCCGCCACCGTCTTGAAGGGCGTCGCCACTGTCGCCGCCCTTGATGCCGACGCCCACAAGTCTCTCGCCCAG gaataTGGAATTATAGGATTTCCTACAATAAAGGTGTTCTTACCTGGTAAGCCTCCAGTAGATTATCAAGGAGCAAGGGATGTGAAGCCTATTGCAGAATTTGCTCTGCAGCAG ATTAAGGCACTTCTTAAGGAACGGTTACATGGGAAGTCATCTGGAGGTTCAAGTGAGAAATCTGAAACAAGTGCTTCGGTAGAACTGACTTCTCGTAACTTTGATGAACTAGTTCTAAAAAGTAAAGACCTTTGGATTGTGGAATTCTTTGCACCATG GTGTGGTCATTGCAAAAAGCTGGCACCAGAATGGAAGAAAGCTTCAAATAACTTGAAGGGAAAAGTGAAACTAGGCCATGTTGATTGTGATGCCGAAAAG TCTTTGATGAGCAGATTCAACGTACAAGGATTCCCTACTATTTTGGTGTTCGGAATTGACAAGGACAGCCCATATCCGTATGAGGGGGCTCGAGTTGCTTCAGCAATTGAGTCATTTGCGCTGGAACAGGTTGAAACCAATGTTGCTCCTCCTGAAGTGTCTGAGTTGACTGGCCCG GATGTGATGGAAGAGAAATGTGCTTCAGCTGCCATCTGTTTTGTGGCTTTCCTCCCTGACATCTTGGATTCTAAGGCAGAGGGAAGAAATAAGTACCTTGAGCTTCTATTGTCAGTTGCTGAGAAATTTAAAAGAAGCCCTTACAG CTATGTGTGGGCTGCAGCAGGCAAGCAGCCTGACCTTGAGAAGCAGGTCGGAGTTGGTGGTTATGGTTACCCAGCTTTGGTAGCTCTGAATGTGAAGAAAGGCATATATGCCCCGCTCCGGAGTGCCTTTCAGCATGACCAGATCAT GGAGTTTGTGAAGGAAGCAGGGCGTGGTGGTAAGGGAAACCTGCCTCTAGAGAAAACCCCTTCTGTCATCCAAACAGAACCATGGGATGgaaaagatggagagatcattgAAGAGGATGAGTTCTCCCTTGAAGAGCTCATGGGGGAAGACACTGCAACCAAAGATGAATTATAA